From Paenibacillus sp. V4I7, one genomic window encodes:
- a CDS encoding DUF4832 domain-containing protein, whose protein sequence is MHFRLHRVLITISLILGIFCVFGYRKLMATEVINRVSYFPAETNQVLNNPFMGFVIDARYNEAKQPFRLAYANLTWADLEPEKGKYAFDAIEKKFKFALWKDKGVSLILRVVLDYPSHTPHKDIPDWLYKEIGEKGVQYDSDYGKGFSPDYNDLVLIKNHERLIQALGNRYNNDPQIAFIELGSVGHWGEWHTNNEGNSPIEFPKEEVTDQYVEHYLQNFKQKRLMMRRPHEIALNNGLGLFNDTFGSHSSTIDEFLKWYTYGYKSWLTQNNQPAMPDFWKSAPSGGEFASGGNYFNDAHIEETLLQSKLTHVSWLGPSAPSQEPPGGSLQSNIDRFLKTIGYRFVIAKESHEKEIHAGNSLHIKLTMINRGVAPFYFAWPLELSLTDEQGAIVSQMRSAIDIREWLPGEKEVSGTLPIPTNLAPGNYKVNAAILNPQTGKPEVDFANDGRRSDGRYSLGTVRVLD, encoded by the coding sequence ATGCATTTCCGTCTTCATCGTGTGCTCATTACTATAAGCCTTATTCTGGGGATATTTTGCGTATTCGGCTACCGGAAACTTATGGCAACTGAAGTAATAAACCGAGTATCTTACTTTCCCGCGGAAACGAATCAAGTTCTGAATAACCCTTTTATGGGGTTTGTCATAGATGCAAGATATAATGAAGCCAAGCAACCCTTTCGGCTTGCTTATGCAAATTTGACATGGGCTGACCTGGAACCAGAAAAAGGGAAGTATGCATTTGATGCAATTGAAAAAAAGTTTAAATTTGCATTATGGAAGGACAAGGGAGTATCCCTTATTCTCAGAGTGGTTCTCGATTATCCGAGTCATACACCGCATAAAGATATTCCGGACTGGCTATATAAAGAAATCGGCGAAAAGGGGGTTCAGTACGATTCTGACTACGGGAAGGGATTTAGTCCCGACTATAATGATCTTGTTCTGATCAAAAATCACGAGCGCCTGATCCAAGCATTAGGTAATCGATACAATAATGATCCCCAAATTGCCTTTATCGAGCTAGGCAGCGTAGGACACTGGGGCGAGTGGCATACCAACAATGAAGGAAACTCACCAATCGAATTTCCTAAAGAAGAAGTTACTGATCAATATGTTGAGCATTATTTGCAAAATTTCAAACAAAAACGTTTGATGATGAGAAGACCTCATGAAATTGCATTGAACAACGGGCTTGGTTTATTTAATGACACTTTCGGCTCACATAGCTCAACGATAGACGAATTCCTGAAATGGTATACCTACGGCTATAAGTCTTGGCTTACTCAAAATAATCAGCCGGCCATGCCGGACTTCTGGAAATCGGCGCCCAGCGGCGGAGAGTTTGCGTCTGGTGGAAACTACTTCAATGACGCTCATATTGAGGAAACCCTGTTACAGTCGAAGCTGACTCATGTAAGCTGGCTCGGTCCCAGCGCTCCTTCTCAAGAGCCACCCGGCGGCAGCCTTCAGTCGAATATTGACCGATTTTTGAAAACCATTGGTTATCGGTTTGTTATTGCAAAGGAGTCTCACGAAAAGGAAATTCATGCGGGAAACTCGCTGCATATCAAACTTACCATGATCAACAGAGGGGTAGCCCCCTTTTACTTTGCTTGGCCCTTGGAGCTATCACTAACTGATGAACAGGGAGCCATCGTCTCCCAAATGCGATCAGCAATAGATATTCGCGAATGGCTTCCAGGAGAAAAAGAGGTATCAGGCACATTGCCAATTCCTACGAACCTTGCGCCTGGAAACTATAAGGTCAACGCTGCGATCCTCAACCCGCAAACTGGCAAACCGGAAGTGGACTTCGCTAACGACGGCAGGAGAAGTGACGGCCGTTATTCGCTTGGAACAGTCAGGGTACTTGATTAA
- a CDS encoding copper amine oxidase N-terminal domain-containing protein, whose product MRWIPFIASLPIIFLLGAESSSETRSPDIELLQFRSQMQISSNIEPINASLQGADQFEVAWRLQDSSPQKLFIANDSSAYYQSDGQWKSVLPSGERLPFKQSAKLPEAWVPQISLNLKATERSLTLLEDQKALWTYSLPETSQIRPSTLQYDAAEHIYFQDNSGSWYSLDRNGKERYKLLLQAQDNQLVCKAAPSGDAFCTSPSLGVLAVREKTNAPRLIIDGKERFFPQRPEIINDHTFVPLRSIFEAMNTKVVWNQETQTVTAVKGSRTISLTLDSEKALLNGKKIQLDAPPVLYQGSMYVPLRFVGEALGATVIWENATRTIQIIS is encoded by the coding sequence ATGCGGTGGATTCCCTTTATTGCTTCCCTACCTATCATTTTCCTGCTAGGGGCTGAATCCTCTTCAGAAACCCGTAGTCCAGATATAGAATTGCTGCAATTCCGATCGCAAATGCAAATTAGTTCAAACATTGAACCTATTAACGCCTCTCTTCAGGGTGCAGACCAATTTGAGGTCGCTTGGCGATTGCAGGACTCTTCTCCTCAAAAGCTGTTTATTGCTAATGACAGCTCGGCCTATTACCAGTCCGATGGTCAGTGGAAATCTGTCCTTCCAAGCGGAGAACGGCTGCCGTTTAAGCAAAGCGCTAAGCTCCCGGAGGCATGGGTACCACAGATTTCGCTAAATTTGAAAGCAACCGAGCGCAGCCTGACCCTGCTCGAAGATCAAAAAGCACTCTGGACCTACTCACTTCCTGAGACAAGCCAAATTCGTCCAAGTACCCTTCAATACGATGCGGCTGAGCATATCTATTTTCAAGATAACAGCGGCAGTTGGTATTCGCTTGACCGGAACGGGAAAGAGCGCTACAAGCTGCTTCTGCAAGCTCAGGACAATCAGCTTGTATGTAAGGCTGCACCCTCAGGAGACGCTTTCTGCACATCACCAAGCCTCGGCGTTCTTGCCGTACGCGAAAAAACAAACGCCCCTCGCCTCATCATAGATGGCAAGGAGCGCTTTTTCCCACAACGTCCAGAAATTATTAACGATCACACATTCGTTCCGCTTCGTTCTATCTTCGAGGCTATGAATACAAAGGTAGTCTGGAATCAGGAGACTCAAACGGTAACAGCCGTAAAAGGAAGTCGGACCATCAGCCTGACTCTGGATAGCGAGAAGGCACTGTTAAACGGCAAGAAGATTCAACTTGATGCTCCACCGGTCCTCTATCAAGGAAGCATGTACGTACCGCTACGCTTCGTTGGAGAAGCGCTAGGCGCGACCGTGATATGGGAGAATGCGACTCGAACCATCCAGATTATCAGCTAG